The following are encoded together in the Raineyella sp. LH-20 genome:
- a CDS encoding cystathionine gamma-synthase, with protein MENGFSTRAIRAGQTPDPVTGAVVPPLYLTSTFVQDGVGRMRGEYEYSRAGNPTRTAAATQLAALEQGTYGYITGSGMSAIDLVLRTALRPTGRVILGRDAYGGTTRLLTRVLDSWGIETVIADPCEPGVLDEALRRPAPGGQLVWVETPSNPLLHVCDIAAVSALAHAYDARVCVDNTFASPYLQNPLTLGADIVVHSTTKYLGGHSDLVGGAIVVDDGELAEQLAFHQNAAGYVSSPFDAWLLMRGMKTLAVRMDRHCANARAVAAFLDGHPRVSRVHYPGLESHPGHAVAAQQMRDFGGMVSFTVAGGREESIRVASATSVFLLAESLGGVESLVEHPAAMTHASVEGTASAVPDDLLRLSVGIEDVDDLIADLERALG; from the coding sequence ATGGAAAACGGCTTCAGTACTCGGGCCATCCGCGCCGGCCAGACCCCCGATCCGGTCACCGGCGCCGTCGTGCCGCCGCTCTACCTCACGTCGACGTTCGTCCAGGACGGTGTGGGGCGAATGCGTGGCGAGTACGAGTACTCCCGCGCCGGCAACCCCACCCGCACCGCTGCCGCCACCCAGCTCGCGGCGCTGGAGCAGGGGACGTACGGCTACATCACCGGGTCGGGCATGTCGGCGATCGACCTCGTTCTGCGTACGGCGCTGCGCCCGACCGGCCGGGTCATCCTCGGCCGGGACGCGTACGGCGGCACCACCCGCCTGCTCACCCGGGTGCTCGACTCCTGGGGGATCGAGACGGTCATCGCCGACCCGTGCGAGCCGGGTGTGCTCGACGAGGCGCTCCGTCGGCCGGCCCCCGGCGGTCAGCTGGTCTGGGTCGAGACGCCGTCCAACCCGCTGCTGCACGTCTGCGACATCGCCGCGGTGAGCGCACTGGCCCACGCGTACGACGCGCGGGTGTGCGTCGACAACACCTTCGCCTCCCCCTACCTGCAGAACCCGCTGACGCTCGGGGCGGACATCGTGGTGCACTCGACCACCAAGTACCTTGGCGGTCACTCCGACCTGGTCGGCGGCGCGATCGTCGTCGATGACGGGGAACTCGCCGAGCAACTGGCGTTCCACCAGAACGCCGCCGGCTACGTGTCCTCGCCGTTCGACGCCTGGCTGCTGATGCGGGGCATGAAGACCCTTGCGGTCCGGATGGATCGGCATTGCGCCAATGCTCGGGCGGTCGCCGCGTTCCTCGACGGGCATCCGCGGGTGTCGCGGGTGCACTACCCGGGCCTCGAGTCGCACCCCGGCCACGCCGTCGCTGCCCAGCAGATGCGTGACTTCGGCGGGATGGTGTCCTTCACCGTCGCCGGGGGCCGTGAGGAGTCGATCCGGGTGGCCTCCGCGACCTCGGTGTTCCTGCTCGCCGAGTCGTTGGGCGGTGTGGAGTCCCTGGTGGAGCACCCGGCGGCGATGACCCATGCCTCGGTGGAGGGCACCGCCTCCGCGGTCCCGGACGACCTGCTGCGGTTGTCGGTGGGCATCGAGGACGTCGACGACCTGATCGCCGACCTGGAACGCGCCCTCGGCTGA
- a CDS encoding GNAT family N-acetyltransferase, which produces MPQRYPTRRGGPQAWTPTRLPPGQLERRGRLTTLPVERCRQRRLAYVSIPFERRSSEYMSTFLHQVEDNRFEAQIDGQVVGTLAYSLSGNKMVIEHTETIRDLRGQGIAHQLTRFAFDNARIRGMVVDPKCPLAKHFVDLHPEYTDVL; this is translated from the coding sequence ATGCCGCAACGGTACCCAACCCGGCGAGGCGGACCGCAGGCGTGGACGCCGACCCGGCTCCCACCAGGGCAGTTGGAAAGGAGGGGCCGGCTGACTACTCTTCCAGTGGAACGCTGCCGCCAGCGCCGACTCGCATACGTTTCCATCCCTTTCGAGCGACGGAGCAGTGAATATATGTCAACATTCCTTCACCAGGTCGAGGACAACCGGTTCGAGGCACAGATCGACGGCCAGGTCGTCGGGACACTCGCCTACAGCCTGTCCGGCAACAAGATGGTCATCGAACACACCGAGACCATCCGGGATCTCAGGGGCCAGGGCATCGCCCACCAGCTCACCCGCTTCGCTTTCGACAACGCCCGCATCCGCGGCATGGTCGTGGACCCCAAGTGTCCCCTGGCCAAGCACTTCGTGGACCTGCACCCGGAGTACACCGACGTCCTCTGA
- the dprA gene encoding DNA-processing protein DprA, translating to MSARTADWTTERVARFSLAHVVEPGDPRMWRAVATLGVEAAWSALRSPGSDSRWRQRAAVFDPEAAIRLTERSGARFVIPGDPEWPEQLDALACCEPVQERMGVPVGLWVRGAAMLSDVARASVAMVGSRASTSYGEHVALDLAHNLVREQIPIISGAAYGIDAAAHRGALAVGEIGGDAVTAAVLACGVDQIYPSAHANLYEAIAARGVLVSELPPGEHPTRLRFLTRNRLIAALSRATIIVEAAYRSGARNTVTWAAACGRPVMAVPGSVTSGLSTTPNRLIRDHEAELVSSTEDILALLSPVGQDTLIGHEEPATTVDRLGETELLVLEAMPGRGTLGLDELSIRAALPVPRCLVELEELAAKGLVREREAGLWQLTRRHLDQR from the coding sequence ATGAGTGCACGGACAGCAGACTGGACCACCGAGCGGGTGGCGCGATTCTCGCTGGCCCATGTCGTGGAGCCGGGCGACCCTCGGATGTGGCGCGCGGTGGCGACGCTCGGGGTGGAGGCGGCGTGGTCAGCGCTGAGATCGCCCGGATCCGACAGCAGGTGGCGGCAGCGGGCCGCAGTGTTCGATCCGGAGGCGGCGATCCGGCTGACCGAGAGGTCAGGGGCACGGTTCGTGATCCCGGGCGATCCGGAGTGGCCCGAGCAGTTGGATGCGCTGGCCTGCTGCGAGCCGGTCCAGGAGCGGATGGGCGTCCCGGTCGGGCTGTGGGTGCGGGGGGCGGCAATGCTGAGCGACGTGGCCCGGGCCTCGGTGGCGATGGTCGGGTCCCGTGCCTCGACGAGCTACGGCGAGCATGTGGCGCTGGACCTTGCGCACAACCTGGTGCGGGAGCAGATCCCGATCATCTCCGGGGCGGCGTACGGCATCGACGCGGCAGCCCACCGCGGTGCGCTCGCGGTGGGGGAGATCGGCGGGGACGCGGTGACCGCGGCGGTCCTGGCGTGCGGCGTCGACCAGATCTATCCGAGCGCCCACGCCAACCTCTACGAGGCGATCGCGGCGCGGGGGGTGCTAGTGTCGGAGCTACCACCGGGGGAGCACCCGACCCGGCTGCGCTTCCTGACGCGCAACCGACTGATCGCTGCGTTGTCGCGGGCGACGATCATCGTGGAGGCGGCCTATCGCTCCGGCGCCCGCAACACGGTGACCTGGGCGGCCGCTTGTGGTCGGCCGGTGATGGCGGTCCCCGGTTCGGTGACGTCCGGGCTGTCCACCACCCCGAACCGACTGATCCGTGATCACGAGGCGGAGCTCGTCTCCAGCACTGAGGACATTCTGGCGTTGCTCTCTCCGGTCGGCCAGGACACCCTGATCGGCCACGAAGAGCCGGCGACGACAGTGGACCGGCTGGGAGAGACCGAGCTCCTCGTGCTCGAGGCGATGCCCGGGCGAGGGACGCTGGGGCTGGACGAACTCTCGATCCGGGCGGCGCTGCCGGTGCCGCGTTGCCTGGTCGAGCTCGAGGAACTGGCGGCGAAAGGTCTGGTCCGGGAACGGGAGGCGGGGCTGTGGCAGCTGACCCGCCGGCACCTGGACCAACGCTGA
- a CDS encoding YifB family Mg chelatase-like AAA ATPase yields MFGMDGQEIEVEAMIASGLPRTTLVGLPDAAVYEARDRCRAAVAATGLVWPLTSLTINLTPASLPKAGSHHDLAIVAAILAAAGVVPGEPLARIVLLGELGLDGRVRRVRGVLPAVVAAYALGHRCVVVPAGQGPEAALVEGIEVHTVASLRELVAFLCGDTRAGRRTDRALVAVEKIAAAGGAEASLDGAGPEGKPPSDEEPPDFADVVGQGQARWAAEVAAAGRHHLLLSGPPGVGKTLIASRLPGILPPLSVAEALEVAAVSSLIGEAVAGLERRPPFAAPHHACSVAAMVGGGSKIARPGAVSRAHAGILFLDEAAEFAPVVLDALRTPLEAGEVSLSRSHGEARYPARFQLVMALNPCPCGNAGVSGRQCDCSPTAIRRYRGRISGPLRDRVDITVMMSPPPSAYLGLGSKLPAPESSAAIAARVAEARERQRRRLAGTGWTTNGAVAGAYLRNHLPLPRATERLDDAILRGELSNRGVERTLRIAWTLADLAGHDVPDETDLRMALALRRGETDQLPGSLS; encoded by the coding sequence CTGTTCGGGATGGACGGGCAGGAGATCGAGGTCGAGGCGATGATCGCGTCCGGCCTGCCCCGAACGACCCTGGTCGGGCTGCCCGACGCGGCGGTCTACGAGGCGAGGGATCGCTGCCGGGCCGCGGTGGCCGCGACCGGTCTGGTCTGGCCGCTGACCTCGTTGACGATCAACCTGACCCCCGCCAGTCTCCCCAAGGCGGGTTCTCATCACGATCTCGCCATCGTCGCGGCCATCCTGGCGGCGGCCGGTGTGGTGCCGGGCGAGCCGCTGGCCCGGATCGTCCTGCTGGGGGAGCTGGGGCTGGACGGCCGGGTCCGGCGGGTCCGTGGTGTGCTGCCCGCGGTGGTGGCGGCGTACGCCCTGGGACACCGGTGTGTGGTGGTGCCGGCCGGGCAGGGGCCGGAGGCGGCGTTGGTCGAGGGCATCGAGGTGCATACCGTCGCGAGCCTGCGGGAGCTGGTGGCGTTCCTGTGCGGTGACACCAGGGCGGGCCGGCGGACCGACCGCGCCCTCGTGGCGGTCGAGAAGATTGCCGCGGCTGGCGGGGCGGAGGCGTCCCTCGACGGCGCCGGACCGGAGGGGAAGCCGCCGTCCGACGAGGAACCTCCGGACTTCGCCGACGTCGTCGGGCAGGGCCAGGCGCGCTGGGCGGCGGAGGTCGCTGCGGCCGGCCGCCACCACCTGTTACTGAGTGGTCCTCCGGGGGTGGGCAAGACGCTGATCGCGTCGCGGCTTCCGGGGATCCTGCCTCCGCTGTCGGTGGCCGAGGCACTGGAGGTCGCGGCGGTCTCCTCGCTGATCGGCGAGGCGGTCGCCGGGCTGGAGCGGCGGCCGCCGTTCGCCGCTCCCCACCATGCCTGTTCGGTGGCTGCGATGGTGGGCGGGGGCTCCAAGATCGCCCGCCCGGGCGCCGTGTCGCGGGCACACGCGGGGATCCTCTTCCTCGACGAGGCGGCCGAGTTTGCGCCGGTCGTGCTGGATGCGCTGCGGACGCCGTTGGAGGCGGGGGAGGTGTCACTGTCTCGGTCCCACGGTGAGGCGCGCTACCCGGCCCGTTTCCAGCTGGTGATGGCGCTGAACCCTTGCCCGTGCGGGAACGCCGGGGTGTCGGGTCGGCAGTGTGATTGCTCGCCCACCGCCATCCGACGCTATCGAGGCCGGATCTCGGGACCGTTGCGCGATCGGGTCGACATCACCGTGATGATGTCCCCACCGCCCTCGGCCTATCTCGGCCTGGGATCCAAGCTGCCGGCGCCCGAATCATCAGCCGCGATCGCAGCCCGGGTCGCGGAGGCCAGGGAGCGTCAGCGCCGGCGACTGGCCGGCACCGGGTGGACCACCAATGGTGCAGTCGCGGGAGCGTACCTCCGCAACCACCTGCCGTTGCCCCGAGCCACGGAGAGACTCGACGACGCGATCCTGCGGGGAGAGCTGAGTAATCGAGGGGTCGAGCGGACGCTGCGGATCGCGTGGACGTTGGCCGACCTGGCCGGACACGACGTCCCCGATGAGACGGACCTCCGGATGGCCCTGGCGCTGCGTCGCGGCGAGACCGACCAGCTTCCGGGGAGCCTGTCATGA
- a CDS encoding YraN family protein — MDQQRTQERRALAVAGEDLAVAILEADGSRIIARNWRCRAGEVDVFAVEDSPGGPVLVVCEVKTRVGMDFGDPLEAITPLKVARMRAVTVDFLAQHGRRYAEVRFDAIGIVFTGDRPAQVTHLAGVA, encoded by the coding sequence ATGGATCAGCAACGTACGCAGGAGCGGCGCGCCCTGGCCGTGGCCGGTGAGGACCTGGCCGTGGCGATCCTCGAGGCGGACGGCTCGAGGATCATCGCCCGCAACTGGCGCTGCCGCGCCGGGGAGGTCGACGTCTTCGCTGTGGAGGATTCGCCCGGCGGCCCGGTTCTCGTCGTGTGTGAGGTGAAGACCCGGGTCGGCATGGATTTCGGCGACCCGCTGGAGGCGATCACGCCGTTGAAAGTCGCCCGGATGCGCGCCGTCACCGTGGATTTCCTGGCCCAGCACGGGCGCCGATATGCCGAGGTGCGGTTCGACGCGATCGGCATCGTCTTCACCGGCGACCGTCCTGCCCAGGTCACCCATCTGGCAGGTGTGGCGTGA
- a CDS encoding DUF2469 domain-containing protein — translation MSAEDLEQYESDLELQLYKEYKAVVEIFTYAVETERRFYLCNAVDLKVRTEGGDVYYEVSMADAWVWDMYRPARFVKSAKVLTFRDVSIEEIDHSDLSVPRP, via the coding sequence ATGAGCGCCGAGGACCTGGAACAGTACGAGAGCGATCTCGAGCTGCAGTTGTACAAGGAGTACAAGGCAGTCGTCGAGATCTTCACCTATGCCGTGGAGACCGAGCGGCGGTTCTACCTCTGCAACGCGGTGGATCTCAAGGTGCGTACCGAGGGCGGTGACGTCTACTACGAGGTCTCGATGGCGGACGCCTGGGTGTGGGACATGTATCGTCCCGCCCGTTTCGTGAAGAGCGCGAAGGTGCTGACCTTCCGCGACGTGTCGATCGAGGAGATCGACCATTCCGACCTGAGCGTGCCTCGTCCCTGA
- a CDS encoding ribonuclease HII, giving the protein MAASADLEHVDLYAYERALVAEGLGPVAGADEAGRGACAGPLVAAAVVLDDGQGAEIPGLRDSKLMTPHQRDVAYDIIRARAVAWAVVEIPAAECDRRGIQPSNLEALRRALLRLDVPAHYCLTDGFAVDGLGVPGLALWKGDRVAACVAAASVLAKVTRDRIMVAMDEEYPGYGFAQHKGYTTRAHQEALEELGPCPQHRMRYDNVIRAARLAAR; this is encoded by the coding sequence ATGGCCGCGTCCGCTGACCTCGAGCACGTCGACCTGTACGCGTACGAACGGGCACTGGTGGCGGAAGGGCTGGGTCCTGTCGCCGGGGCGGACGAGGCCGGCCGCGGTGCCTGTGCAGGCCCCTTGGTGGCCGCTGCCGTGGTCCTCGACGACGGTCAGGGGGCTGAGATCCCCGGGCTGCGGGACTCGAAGCTGATGACGCCGCACCAGCGTGACGTGGCGTACGACATCATCCGAGCACGAGCCGTGGCCTGGGCGGTCGTGGAGATCCCGGCCGCGGAATGCGATCGACGCGGGATCCAGCCGTCGAACCTGGAGGCCCTGCGCCGTGCTCTGCTGCGGCTGGATGTGCCGGCACACTACTGCCTCACCGACGGATTCGCGGTGGACGGTCTGGGCGTCCCCGGCCTGGCGCTGTGGAAAGGGGACCGCGTGGCGGCTTGCGTCGCGGCGGCCTCGGTGCTCGCGAAGGTCACCCGGGACCGGATCATGGTGGCGATGGATGAGGAATATCCCGGCTACGGATTCGCCCAGCACAAGGGGTACACGACCCGGGCACACCAGGAGGCCCTCGAGGAACTCGGTCCCTGCCCGCAGCACCGTATGCGTTATGACAACGTGATCCGCGCGGCTAGGCTGGCTGCACGATGA
- the lepB gene encoding signal peptidase I, whose translation MDNPREYTPTFSDRIWRTVKEAVIILVGAVLVSSVLQHFVGQMFLIPSGSMEHTLDVGDRVIAQKVVPVHRGDVVVFRDSAGWLGPEPVVKRGPVGHALELVGVLPDTSQNYLIKRVIGMPGDTVACCDAVGHLTVNGQSVDEQAYLYRTESGEQVLPSDIRFRVVVPAGRIFVMGDHRNASADSRCHLADDVPGEPLGADAFVPLTDVAGVGWAIFAPFNRTKVLPKATDLAQVPAATTPAPDQASIEPAGVTC comes from the coding sequence GTGGACAACCCCCGGGAATACACCCCCACTTTCAGCGATCGGATCTGGCGGACCGTCAAGGAGGCCGTGATCATCCTGGTGGGCGCGGTGCTGGTGTCCTCGGTGCTGCAGCATTTCGTCGGGCAGATGTTTCTGATCCCCTCGGGATCGATGGAGCACACTTTGGACGTCGGCGACCGGGTCATTGCCCAGAAGGTCGTTCCGGTGCATCGGGGTGATGTCGTCGTTTTCCGGGACTCCGCGGGGTGGTTGGGCCCTGAGCCGGTCGTCAAGCGCGGTCCGGTCGGCCACGCACTGGAACTGGTCGGTGTGTTGCCCGACACCTCCCAGAACTACTTGATCAAACGCGTCATCGGCATGCCGGGCGACACCGTTGCGTGTTGTGACGCGGTCGGTCACCTCACCGTCAACGGGCAGTCCGTGGATGAGCAGGCGTATCTCTACCGGACCGAGTCCGGGGAGCAGGTCCTGCCGTCCGACATCCGGTTCCGGGTGGTGGTGCCCGCTGGTCGGATCTTCGTCATGGGTGACCACCGCAACGCCAGCGCGGACTCCCGGTGCCATCTGGCGGACGACGTGCCGGGCGAGCCGTTGGGGGCTGATGCGTTCGTGCCACTCACCGATGTTGCCGGGGTGGGGTGGGCCATTTTCGCGCCGTTCAACCGCACCAAGGTCCTGCCGAAGGCGACCGACCTCGCACAGGTCCCTGCGGCCACCACACCGGCTCCGGACCAGGCTTCGATCGAACCGGCCGGCGTCACCTGCTGA
- the rplS gene encoding 50S ribosomal protein L19: MSKLIAAVDAASLRDDVPDFRPGDSVKVHVKVVEGNRSRVQVFAGVVIARAGGGLQETFTVRKVSFGVGVERTFPVHSPIIDKIEVDRRGDVRRAKLYYLRDRRGKAAKIKEKRTR; encoded by the coding sequence ATGAGCAAGCTGATCGCTGCGGTGGATGCCGCATCCCTCCGCGACGACGTCCCGGACTTCCGTCCCGGTGACTCCGTCAAGGTCCACGTGAAGGTGGTCGAGGGCAACCGTTCCCGTGTCCAGGTCTTCGCCGGCGTCGTGATCGCCCGTGCGGGCGGTGGCCTGCAGGAGACCTTCACGGTCCGCAAGGTGAGCTTCGGCGTGGGCGTGGAGCGTACGTTCCCCGTGCACAGCCCGATCATCGACAAGATCGAGGTCGATCGCCGCGGTGACGTGCGTCGGGCCAAGCTGTATTACCTGCGCGACCGTCGCGGCAAGGCCGCCAAGATCAAGGAAAAGCGCACCCGCTGA
- a CDS encoding carbon-nitrogen hydrolase family protein — MRIALAQVSSGPDPVDNLATIGEWTARAADENADLVVFPEAMMKAFGRGLRDVAEPVDGPWARAVADHADRHDLVAMAGMFTPEDPDRPEGRGSGTSTPRIRNTLLVTGRGIHDGYDKLHLFDAFGFQESRTVAPGIDPCLVSVPARVGGGALVGLSICYDVRFPALFKALAEAGATVQVVAACWQDGPGKLEQWRLTCRARAADSTSWVLACGQPVPEGTAPGTATGAPRGVGHSMVVDPTGTVVAELGAGPDLLIVDLDPEEATRTRVALPVLANRVTELEPVRRLA; from the coding sequence ATGCGCATCGCCCTCGCTCAGGTGTCCTCCGGCCCGGATCCGGTCGACAATCTCGCGACCATCGGGGAGTGGACCGCGCGAGCGGCGGACGAGAACGCCGATCTGGTGGTCTTCCCCGAGGCGATGATGAAGGCGTTCGGGCGGGGTCTGCGTGACGTCGCCGAGCCGGTGGACGGTCCGTGGGCGCGGGCGGTGGCCGACCATGCAGACCGGCACGATCTGGTCGCGATGGCCGGCATGTTCACCCCGGAGGATCCCGACCGCCCGGAAGGGCGGGGGAGCGGCACGTCCACGCCGCGGATCCGCAACACCCTGCTGGTCACCGGGCGAGGGATCCACGACGGGTACGACAAGCTGCACCTGTTCGATGCGTTCGGCTTCCAGGAGTCCCGCACCGTGGCCCCCGGGATCGACCCGTGCCTGGTCAGTGTGCCGGCCCGGGTGGGCGGCGGCGCGCTCGTCGGGCTGTCGATCTGCTACGACGTACGCTTCCCCGCGCTGTTCAAGGCGCTCGCTGAAGCCGGCGCGACCGTCCAGGTGGTGGCCGCCTGTTGGCAGGACGGCCCGGGCAAGCTGGAGCAGTGGCGGCTCACCTGCCGGGCTCGGGCGGCCGACTCGACGAGCTGGGTGCTGGCCTGCGGTCAGCCGGTGCCGGAGGGCACGGCTCCGGGCACCGCCACCGGTGCTCCGCGCGGTGTCGGACACTCGATGGTGGTCGACCCCACCGGGACGGTCGTCGCCGAGCTGGGCGCGGGGCCCGACCTGCTGATCGTCGACCTCGACCCCGAGGAGGCGACCCGTACCCGCGTCGCACTGCCTGTTCTCGCTAACCGGGTCACCGAGCTGGAGCCGGTGCGCCGACTGGCCTGA
- a CDS encoding succinate dehydrogenase/fumarate reductase iron-sulfur subunit: MNVTLRVWRQKDARSTGKMVDYKLQDIDEHMSFLEMLDVLNEQLTENGEEPVAFDSDCREGICGMCGVVINGIPHGRGQTTYQTTTCQLHMREFKDGDVIDVEPWRAKAFPVIKDLVVDRTAFDRIIQAGGYISAPTGTAPDAHATPVSKADADRAFDAATCIGCGACVAACPNGSAMLFTAAKITHLGSLPQGQPERRSRALGMLAQHDAEGFGNCTNIGECSAVCPKGIPLQFISRLNRDLWGALSTVDGKHLG, translated from the coding sequence GTGAACGTCACGTTGCGCGTATGGCGCCAGAAGGATGCCCGCTCCACGGGCAAGATGGTCGACTACAAGCTGCAGGACATCGACGAGCACATGTCGTTCCTCGAGATGCTCGACGTTCTCAACGAGCAGCTCACCGAGAACGGCGAGGAGCCGGTGGCCTTCGACTCCGACTGCCGTGAGGGTATCTGCGGCATGTGCGGTGTCGTGATCAACGGCATCCCGCACGGGCGTGGCCAGACCACCTACCAGACCACGACCTGCCAGCTCCACATGCGGGAGTTCAAGGACGGCGATGTCATCGACGTCGAGCCGTGGCGCGCGAAGGCGTTCCCGGTGATCAAGGACCTGGTGGTCGACCGCACCGCGTTCGACCGGATCATCCAGGCCGGTGGCTACATCTCCGCCCCGACCGGCACCGCCCCGGACGCGCACGCCACCCCGGTGTCCAAGGCCGATGCCGACCGCGCCTTCGACGCGGCCACCTGCATCGGTTGTGGTGCCTGCGTCGCCGCCTGCCCGAACGGCTCGGCGATGCTCTTCACCGCGGCCAAGATCACCCACCTGGGCTCGCTGCCGCAGGGCCAGCCGGAGCGTCGCTCGCGTGCGCTCGGGATGCTCGCCCAGCACGACGCCGAGGGCTTCGGCAACTGCACCAACATCGGTGAGTGCAGCGCCGTCTGCCCGAAGGGCATCCCGCTGCAGTTCATCTCCCGTCTCAACCGCGACCTGTGGGGCGCGCTGTCGACGGTGGACGGCAAGCACCTGGGCTGA
- a CDS encoding fumarate reductase/succinate dehydrogenase flavoprotein subunit, whose amino-acid sequence MTTTTPESLWLEGNDIHDTKAPLDSPIEKMWDQRKFNAKLVNPSNRRKMHIIIVGTGLAGGAAAASLGEMGYNVLNFCYQDSPRRAHSIAAQGGINAAKNYRNDGDSVYRLFYDTVKGGDYRARETNAYRLAEISANIIDQCVAQGVPFAREYGGLLDNRSFGGVQVSRTFYARGQTGQQLLIGAYQALERQVAAGTVTMYSRHEMQDVIIADGRARGIVVRNMVTGAIETYYADVVILATGGYGNVFFLSTNAMGSNVTAAWRAHKRGAYFGNPCYTQIHPTCIPQHGDYQSKLTLMSESLRNDGRIWVPKKAEDCDKDPRQIAEEDRDYYLERIYPSFGNLVPRDIASRQAKYRCDEGRGVGPAIEEVDQVTGEKIVRRRGVYLDFSEAIGRMGRKAVEAKYGNLFDMYAQITGENPYETPMRIYPAVHYTMGGLWVDYDLETSVPGLFCAGEANFSDQGANRLGASALMQGLGDGYFVLPSTIPNYLAGAPFEAIDDSHPAAQEALAAVKERTEKLLALQGSRTVDSIHKELGRIMWEYCGMERTEQGLITAIGMIRDLKAEFWQNVKVTGEGVGLNQALERALRLADFIELGELMCIDALQRRESCGGHFRAESRTEDGEALRHDDQFLYVSAWEAAGRDGKPVLHREPLVYNNIELKTRSYK is encoded by the coding sequence ATGACGACTACCACTCCTGAGTCCCTCTGGCTCGAGGGCAACGACATCCACGACACCAAGGCGCCGCTGGACAGCCCCATCGAGAAGATGTGGGATCAGCGGAAGTTCAACGCCAAGCTGGTCAACCCGTCCAACCGCCGCAAGATGCACATCATCATCGTCGGCACCGGTCTGGCGGGCGGCGCCGCCGCCGCCTCGCTGGGCGAGATGGGCTACAACGTCCTGAACTTCTGCTACCAGGACAGCCCCCGGCGTGCACACTCCATCGCGGCGCAGGGCGGCATCAACGCCGCGAAGAACTACCGCAACGACGGCGACTCCGTCTACCGGCTCTTCTACGACACCGTCAAGGGCGGCGACTACCGCGCCCGTGAGACGAACGCCTACCGGCTCGCCGAGATCTCGGCGAACATCATCGACCAGTGCGTCGCGCAGGGCGTCCCGTTCGCCCGTGAGTACGGCGGCCTGCTCGACAACCGCTCGTTCGGCGGTGTGCAGGTGTCCCGTACGTTCTACGCCCGTGGCCAGACGGGTCAGCAGCTGCTGATCGGCGCCTACCAGGCGCTGGAGCGTCAGGTCGCCGCCGGCACGGTGACGATGTACTCGCGTCACGAGATGCAGGACGTCATCATCGCCGACGGTCGCGCCCGCGGCATCGTGGTGCGCAACATGGTCACCGGCGCGATCGAGACCTACTACGCCGATGTGGTCATCCTGGCCACCGGTGGCTACGGCAACGTCTTCTTCCTGTCGACGAACGCCATGGGCTCCAACGTGACCGCGGCCTGGCGTGCGCACAAGCGCGGCGCCTACTTCGGCAACCCCTGCTACACGCAGATCCACCCGACCTGCATCCCGCAGCACGGCGACTACCAGTCGAAGCTGACGCTGATGTCGGAGTCGCTGCGCAACGACGGCCGCATCTGGGTGCCCAAGAAGGCCGAGGACTGCGACAAGGATCCTCGCCAGATCGCCGAGGAGGACCGCGACTACTACCTGGAGCGGATCTACCCGTCGTTCGGCAACCTGGTGCCGCGTGACATCGCCTCCCGTCAGGCGAAGTACCGCTGCGACGAGGGCCGCGGCGTCGGCCCGGCCATCGAAGAAGTCGACCAGGTCACCGGCGAGAAGATCGTCCGCCGTCGCGGCGTCTACCTCGACTTCAGCGAGGCCATCGGACGGATGGGTCGCAAGGCGGTCGAGGCCAAGTACGGCAACCTCTTCGACATGTACGCGCAGATCACCGGCGAGAACCCGTACGAGACCCCGATGCGGATCTACCCGGCCGTCCACTACACCATGGGTGGCCTGTGGGTGGACTACGACCTCGAGACCTCGGTCCCCGGCCTGTTCTGCGCGGGCGAGGCGAACTTCTCCGACCAGGGCGCCAACCGCCTCGGCGCGTCCGCGCTGATGCAGGGCCTGGGCGACGGCTACTTCGTGCTGCCGTCGACCATCCCGAACTATCTCGCCGGTGCGCCGTTCGAGGCGATCGACGACTCGCACCCGGCGGCCCAGGAGGCCCTCGCTGCGGTCAAGGAACGCACCGAGAAGCTGCTCGCCCTCCAGGGCTCCCGCACGGTCGACAGCATCCACAAGGAGCTGGGTCGCATCATGTGGGAGTACTGCGGCATGGAGCGCACCGAGCAGGGCCTGATCACTGCCATCGGCATGATCCGCGACCTGAAGGCCGAGTTCTGGCAGAACGTGAAGGTCACCGGCGAGGGCGTCGGCCTCAACCAGGCACTGGAGCGTGCGCTCCGTCTGGCTGACTTCATCGAGCTCGGCGAGCTGATGTGTATCGACGCGCTGCAGCGTCGGGAGTCGTGTGGTGGCCACTTCCGTGCGGAGTCCCGTACCGAGGACGGCGAGGCGCTGCGCCACGACGACCAGTTCCTGTACGTCTCCGCGTGGGAGGCCGCCGGCCGGGACGGCAAGCCGGTCCTGCACCGTGAGCCGCTGGTCTACAACAACATCGAGCTGAAGACACGGAGCTACAAGTGA